The following is a genomic window from Butyricimonas faecihominis.
AGTGGTTGCCGATCCGCATGAAATTGCCAATGTTTTAGGGGTAGAAGGGGTCGAATTGATGGTGAATAATGGAGAAAAGGCACCTTTAAAATTCTTTTGGGGTATTCCTTCATGTGTTCCCGCAACTTCATTCGATAAACCGGGGTCCATTTTATCTATAGAAGATACGAATAAATTAGCAAAAACCGGAAAGTTTACGATGCTTTCTGAAGTCATGAATGTACTTGGGGTTATAAATAATGACCCGGATGTCATTGGAAAAATAGAAATAGCCAAAAAATACCGATTAAAAATAGATGGTCATGCACCGGAACTCGTGGGTGATCTATTGAGTTCATATATTACTCATGGTATAGAAACCGATCATGAATCTTCGACCATAGAAGAGGCAGAAGAGAAAATTTCGAAAGGAATGCACATTATGATCAGGGAGGGAAGTGCTGCTAAAAACTATGATGCGTTAAAATCATTGATTGCTACACGTACGGATAGCGTCATGTTTTGCACGGATGATTCACATGCTGACGACTTATTAAATGAAGGTCATATTAATAAAATTGTCAAAAAAGCATTGGCTGATGGCTTTGGTATTTTTGATATTTTGCAGATTGCATGTCTTAATCCGGTACGTTTTTATAATCTAAATATAGGAACTTTGCATGTTGGGGATAGTGCGGATTTCATTATTCTGGATGATATAGAATCTTTGAATATACGTTCTACTTATATTCGTGGGGAGGTAGTCTATGGTGAAAACTGTTCTAAAAATAATCCGGTTTGTGATGTACCTTTATTAAATAAGTTTCATCATGATGAAATAAGTTTATCTGATCTCCATACTAATGTTTTTGGAGATGTTACCTGTATTCAAGTAAAACCTGATAGTCTTTTGACAGACCGTAAAACCCTTCATTTCGATGAAAAGATAGAAAATTTTCAATCGGATTTAGATAAAGATGTTTTGAAAATAGTTTATTTAAATCGTTACTTTAATTCTAAACCGCAGGTCGGTTTTATTTCGGGTATCGGTTTAAAGCGGGGAGCTTTTGCTTCTTCTATATCACATGACTCGCATAATATTATTGCGGTGGGTTGTACCGATCAAGATTTAATGCTTGCTATAAATGAATTGATAAAGGAAAAAGGTGGCTTAACCGTGAATGAAGAGGGCAAATTACACTCTTTACCCCTTCCTATCGGTGGTATTATAAGTGATAAAAGTGGGAGAGAAGTGGCAGATCGCTACATGAAATTAAATGAAATGCTTTTAAAAATGGGAACACCGCTAAAGTCTCCTTTTATGACACTTTCATTTATGGCATTAATTGTTATACCTACTTTAAAAATAGGAGAAAAAGGTATATTTGATTTTGAGAAGTTTGATTTTGTGAAATAGTATATGGCAGAAGATGAATTTGGATTGAAAGAGAAAGTCAGTAAATTACCTACGACTCCCGGCGTGTATCAATTTTTTGATGCAAATGGAGTAATTATATATATAGGTAAGGCTAAGAATCTGAAAAACAGAGTTTCATCTTATTTTGTAAAGACAAATCAGACATCTAAAACAATGGTCTTGGTCCGTAAAATACGGGATTTGAAGTACATTGTAGTTAATACAGAGGAAGATGCGCTATTACTAGAGAATAATTTGATCAAAAAATACAAACCCCGGTATAATATTCTGTTGAAAGATGATAAAACGTACCCTTGGATTTGTATTACAAAAGAGGCTTTTCCACGAGTTTTTACTACTCGGAAATTTATCCGGAACGGATCAGAATATTTTGGGCCTTATACTTCGGCTAAATATGCTAACACCTTGATTTCCTTGATAAAATCGCTGTATAAATTGAGAACTTGTAATTTATCTCTCAATAAATCAGCTATTTATAGTGGAAAGTATAAAGTATGTCTGGAATATCATATCGGAAATTGTATGGGGCCTTGTGTCGGATACGTGCAGGAAGAGGAATACATGGAATATATTGCACAGATCCGGAATATTTTGAAAGGAAATATTTCTTCCGTGATTGATTTTATGACTCGAAAAATGAAGGAATATACTATTTCCCTTCAATTCGAAAAGGCACAGGAAATGAAGGAGGCCATAGAAGCATTGAAAACTCATCAAACAAAATCCACGATAGTAAGTACTTCGATAAACGATATAGATGTATTTTCTTACTTGGAAGATGAAAAATATGCCTATGTGAATTACTTGAGAATTGTTCATGGAGCTGTGAATCAAGTGCATACTATTGAATTAGAGAAAAAATTGGATGAATCGAAGGAGTCTTTGTTTTCTTTTGCCATTTTTGAGATCCGCCAGTTGGTAAATAGTCGCTCTAGGGAGGTTCTAG
Proteins encoded in this region:
- the ade gene encoding adenine deaminase, which gives rise to MEIIEGNLIDVENREFYPCAISISEGKIINIERNSNSYDQYISPGFIDAHVHVESSMLMPVEFSKLVIPNGTVGVVADPHEIANVLGVEGVELMVNNGEKAPLKFFWGIPSCVPATSFDKPGSILSIEDTNKLAKTGKFTMLSEVMNVLGVINNDPDVIGKIEIAKKYRLKIDGHAPELVGDLLSSYITHGIETDHESSTIEEAEEKISKGMHIMIREGSAAKNYDALKSLIATRTDSVMFCTDDSHADDLLNEGHINKIVKKALADGFGIFDILQIACLNPVRFYNLNIGTLHVGDSADFIILDDIESLNIRSTYIRGEVVYGENCSKNNPVCDVPLLNKFHHDEISLSDLHTNVFGDVTCIQVKPDSLLTDRKTLHFDEKIENFQSDLDKDVLKIVYLNRYFNSKPQVGFISGIGLKRGAFASSISHDSHNIIAVGCTDQDLMLAINELIKEKGGLTVNEEGKLHSLPLPIGGIISDKSGREVADRYMKLNEMLLKMGTPLKSPFMTLSFMALIVIPTLKIGEKGIFDFEKFDFVK
- the uvrC gene encoding excinuclease ABC subunit UvrC; protein product: MAEDEFGLKEKVSKLPTTPGVYQFFDANGVIIYIGKAKNLKNRVSSYFVKTNQTSKTMVLVRKIRDLKYIVVNTEEDALLLENNLIKKYKPRYNILLKDDKTYPWICITKEAFPRVFTTRKFIRNGSEYFGPYTSAKYANTLISLIKSLYKLRTCNLSLNKSAIYSGKYKVCLEYHIGNCMGPCVGYVQEEEYMEYIAQIRNILKGNISSVIDFMTRKMKEYTISLQFEKAQEMKEAIEALKTHQTKSTIVSTSINDIDVFSYLEDEKYAYVNYLRIVHGAVNQVHTIELEKKLDESKESLFSFAIFEIRQLVNSRSREVLVPFYPDVLMEGMNYAIPQRGEKKQLLELSERNVKFFKMDRERQRGLRRQDSKLDLLNTIKNDLKLPRLPHRMECFDNSNIQGTNPVASCVVFIDGKPAKREYRRFHVKTVIGANDFASMEEILYRRYHRVLEEGGELPDLIVVDGGKGQLSSAVATLRKLDLLERVPIIGLAKQMEEIYYPGDKDPYLLAKTSVALKTLMHIRDEAHRFGITFHRKLREKKQTISVLSEIKGIGEKTEVSLLQYFKSVNAIKEASREELAKAIGPAKGNVVYDYFHLNDVDDK